In Cryptomeria japonica chromosome 10, Sugi_1.0, whole genome shotgun sequence, a genomic segment contains:
- the LOC131070347 gene encoding lachrymatory-factor synthase-like, which translates to MENSKWRGSIEVPVVDSLQRVWEILNDFYGLKKWQPNLLVCERVEGTPTQGPGCVRSLSFPSPSSPEKTSWAKEELTSLDCANHCYSYTIIDTNVEGIEGYEATLQVIEGMEEDKCIVKWSFELNPVDGLSQQEFVGNFSSVLTAAIKSLQDAISCP; encoded by the coding sequence ATGGAGAACTCCAAATGGCGGGGATCCATCGAAGTTCCTGTGGTGGATTCATTGCAACGCGTATGGGAGATTCTCAACGACTTCTATGGATTGAAAAAATGGCAGCCCAACTTGCTGGTTTGCGAAAGAGTGGAGGGAACACCAACACAGGGCCCTGGCTGTGTTCGCTCCCTTTCCTTTCCTTCTCCCTCCTCACCAGAAAAAACTTCATGGGCCAAAGAAGAACTCACATCCTTGGACTGTGCTAACCATTGTTATAGTTATACTATTATCGATACCAACGTGGAGGGAATTGAGGGGTATGAAGCTACTTTGCAAGTGATAGAGGGAATGGAAGAGGATAAGTGTATTGTCAAATGGTCTTTTGAGCTCAATCCAGTTGATGGTCTCTCCCAACAGGAGTTTGTGGGTAACTTTAGCTCTGTGTTGACTGCCGCCATTAAGAGTCTTCAAGATGCTATTTCTTGCCCGTAG